The segment GCCTCGATCCACTCCAGGTCGGTGTGCGCGCCGAACCCGTAGATGCAGCTGGACCCCGCCAGTCCGTCGCCGTGCGCGACTTCGATGGCATCGACGCCCGCCGCGTCGAGCGCGGTGGCGATGCTGACGGCCTGCTCGACGCTGTACTGGTGTGCGACGGCGTGCATGCCGTCGCGCAGCGTCACGTCGCAGACATACAGATCGTGGGTCATGGGATCGCCCGGCTGGTGTCGCGTGTGTGGATGGCGACGCGTTCGGCGGTGGCGATGGCCGCCGAGGTCATGATGTCGAGGTTGCCCGCGTAGGCGGGCAGGTAGTGCGCCGCCCCGGCGACCTCGAGCATGACCGTCACCCGGGTGCCGATGAACTTGCCGGTTTCGGGGATGTAGAGCGGATTGCCCGCGGTGAAGCTCTCGAACTGCACGGGTTGTTTCAGCCGGTAGCCCGGGACGTAGGCGCGCACCGTGTCGATCGTCTCGGCGATGGCATGCCCGATGGCGGTCCGGTCGGCATCGCTGTCGACCAAGCAGTACACGGTGTTGCGCATCAATACCGGAGGGTCGGCCGGGTTGAGGATCATGATCGTCTTGGCGCGCTGGGCCCCGCCCACCGATTGCACGGCCGCCGAGGTGGTTTCGGTGAACTCGTCGATATTGGCGCGGGTCCCGGGGCCGGCGGACTTCGACGAGATGGAGGAGATGATCTCGGCATAGGACACGATGGCGGTCTGTGACACCGCGGCCACAATCGGGACGGTGGCCTGCCCGCCGCAGGTGACCATGTTCAGGTTGGGGGCGTCGAGATGGTCGTCGAGGTTGACCACCGGCACGCAGTACGGGCCGACGGCGGCGGGAGTGAGGTCGATCATCCGCACGCCGGTCGGTTCGAGCGCGGCCCAGTTGGCGAGGTGCGCGTCGGCCGAGGTGGCGTCGAAGACGAGTTCGACATCTTCGAACTGCGGCAGGTTCAGCAGTCCGTCGACACCGCCGGCGGTGGTGGCCACACCCATGCGTGCCGCGCGGGCCAGCCCGTCGGAGGCGGCATCGATGCCGACCATGGCCGCGACACGTAGGGGTCCGTCGCGCCGCAGGATCTTGATCAGCAGGTCGGTGCCGATGTTGCCGGAGCCGATGATCGCCACCGGCCATTCATGGTGTGCAGTCACGGTTTTCCTATTCGAATCGCAGCGAGATGGTGCCCAGCCCGCTGATCGTGGCGGCGGCGGTGTCGCCGGCATGGACGAAGGCGGCCGAGGTGAACGATCCCGACATGACGAACTGCCCCGCGGACAGTTCGGTGTCGTAGCCGGCCAGCGCATTGGCCAGCCACGCAACCGCCGCAGCCGGGTCACCCATCACGGCTTCGCCTCGGCCCGAATCGATCTCGGAGCCGTTGAGGTGCAGCGTGGCGTGCGCCTGGGGCAGGGCGAGGTCCGCGGTGTAGGTCACCCAATCGCCGAGGGCGACCGCGCCGGAGGAGGCGTTGTCGGCGACGGTATCGGGCAAAGTGAGTTTCCAGTCGGCAATCCGGCTGTCCACGATCTCCAGCGCGACGGCGACCGCCTCGGTGGCGGCGTACACGTCGGCGACGGTGACGCCCGGTCCGCGCAGGGCGTTGCGCAGCAGGAAGGCCACCTCGGGTTCGACTCGCGGGGCGCAGAATTGAGCTGTGTCGGCCACCTCGCTGAGCACCATGTCGTCGAGCAGGTAGCCGAAATCGGGTTCGTCGACACCGAGCAGGGTCTGCATCGGCTTGGAGGTGAGCCCGATCTTGCGGCCCACCAGCGCCGATCCGGTCGCCAGCCGGCGCTGCAGGTTGATCTGTTGCACCGCATACGCCTGCGGGACACCGAAATTCGGGTAGCTCTCGGTGAGCGGGGCGATCGGACTGCGGTCGAGGTGCGCGGCCCACAGGTCGGCCGCCGCGGTGGTGATCACGTCGTTCACCGATCGCCCTCGGCGGCCAGTCGGACGGCCATATCGTAGAGCGCGCGGCCGTGCAGCTCGAACAGGGCGACCAGATCGACACTGTCGCCGGCGATCTCCTTGGCGATGAACAGGCCGTCCGCTCCGGCGATGGCATACGTGGCGACCTGGTCGACGTGCGTCTGCGCCAGCCCGGGGACCAGTTCCAGGATGCCTTCGGAGAGAATGCGGAACGCCTGGTCGCGTGCCTCGACGAACATGGCGCGCGCCCGTGGCTCGACGGGGCGGCGCTCCAGGCCCAGCATGAGACCGAGCCGGATGAAATCGGGGGAGTCGACCAACGCCTTGGCGATCTGCGCCGCCGCGCCGGCGAGTCGTTCGGCGGGCCGGCCGTCGGTGGGGAACTCCCATGCGGCGAGCCAGGACCCGAAGCTGCGCTCGATGACCGCGGCGAGCAGGTCGTCCTTGTTCTTGAAGTGCCAGTAGATCGAACTGGCCGGCAGTCCGCACTTCGTACTGACCGCGCCGATGCTGGTGCCCTCGTAGCCGCGCTCGGCGGCGATCTCGGTGGCGGCATCCAGGATGCGTTCGCGGGAGATGGCGCCGTCCGCGCGCTGGCGTCGGGGCTTCTTGTCGGCCATGGCATCACTCCTTGATCGACCCTTGACTCTGTAGTGATCGCTACATTACCGTATCGATCACTACAGAATCAATCCCGAAGACGAGGGGTCGCAATGACCGATGTTCCGAGCTATGACGTGGCGATAGTCGGCTATGGCCCCACCGGGGCGACGGCCGCCAACCTCTTGGGGCGACTGGGCGTGAACGTCGTCGTCATCGAGCGTGACCCGGATATCTACGCCCGGGCCCGGGCCATCTCCACCGACGACGAGGTGCTGCGAATATGGCAGTCCGTCGGACTGGCCGATCGGCTCCAGGCCGATATGCTGCCCGGCCGGCCGGTGGCCTTCGTGGACTCCACCGGCACACCGTTCATCGAAACCACGATCGCCGCCGGCGGATGTGGACATCCGCCGCAGCAGTTCATCTATCAACCGGCCGTCGACGATGTGTTGCGCCAGGGCGTGCAGCGGTTCGGGAACGTCGAGGTGCTCCTGGAACGCGAATGTCTGCGGGTGGCCAACCGCGGTGATCATGTCGAACTGCTGATCGGCGACCTGCGTGCCGATACCATCAGCCGCATCCATGCCTCCTACGTGATTGCGGCCGACGGCGGGTCCTCGCCGACCCGGGGTCTGCTGGGCATCGGGTACTCCGGGCGCACCTATGCAGAACGCTGGGTGGTCATCGACACCGAGGTGCTCGAGCACTGGGAAGGTCACGACCACTTACGTTTCCACTGCGACCCCGAACGCCCCACGGTGGACTGTCCCACCCCGCTGGGGCACCACCGCTGGGAATTCCCGGCCCGCGGAACCGAAGACGATGACGCGCTGACCTCCGACAAGGCGGTCTGGGAGGTACTGCACCAACACGGCGTCACCGAAGCGCAGGTCAAGATCCTGCGTGCGGTGGTCTATCGCCACCATGTCCGTGTCGCGGACCGGTGGCGGGTCGGGCGGGTGTTCCTCGCCGGCGACGCCGCCCACGCCATGCCGCCATGGATCGGCCAAGGCATGTGCGCCGGCGTGCGCGACGTGGCCAACCTGTGCTGGAAGCTGGCGGCCGTGCTACGCGGGCAGGCCCCCGATGTTTTGCTGGATTCCTATGAGGCCGAACGTAAGCCGCATGTCACCGAGGTCACCCGGCGCGCGGTGCTCGTCGGCCGCGTCATCACCGAACGGCGCCGCGCCCTGGTCGCCCTGCGCAATCGGGTGATGCGCGCGGTGTCGAAAGTGCCCGGCGCCATGGTGCGCGGGCAGAAGCTGTGGTGGATCCCCGTCGCGCGGTACCGTGCCGGATTCCTCGCCGACGAGCGACATGGCGCGGTCGGCTGGCAGATACCGCAACCATGGGTGATCGACGGCAAGGGCGACACGGCCCGCCTCGACGATGTCCTCGCCGGACGGTGGACCGTCCTGCACACGCAGCAGGCACCGGCCGGGATCCGGGCCTGGACGGATCGGGGTGCCGCCTCGATCCGGCTCGCCGGCCCGCACGAGGCCGTCGAGGGTGATGACGTGCGCGACAGCGGTGCCGTCCTGATCGGCTGGATGGCCGCCAAGAAGGCCGATGCCCTGGTCATCCGCCCCGACGGCTTCGTCTACGCCGCAACGACTTCCGACCGTCCGCTGCCGGAACCTCCCGCGGGGTTCAGCACGACCGCACCCGCCGCCCTCGCTTCGATTCGCACTGGAGTCACCGCATGAACACCAACACCACCACCCTGACCGAGCACACCGTCACCGTCGGCGGTCGGCAGATCTTCTACGCCGAAACGGGCAGCGGCCCGGCCGTCGTGTTGCTGCACGGTGGCGGCCCCGGCGCGTCCGGGGTGTCGAACTACTCCCGCAACATCGATGCGCTCGCCGAGGAGTTTCGGGTGATCGTGCCCGACCTGCCCGGCTACGGACGCTCCAGCAAGGGTGTCGACGGAAACGACCCGTTCGGATACCTCGCCAACGGCATTCGCGGATTGATGAACCACCTCGGCATCGACCGCGCGCACCTGGTCGGCAACTCCTACGGCGGCGCCTGCGCGCTGAGACTGGCCTTGGACACCCCCGAGCGGGTGGACAAGATGGTGTTGATGGGTCCCGGCGGCATCGGCACCACCCGCGCGCTGCCGACGGCAGGGCTGCAGAGCCTGTTCGCCTACTACGGCGGTGACGGCCCGTCCCGGGCCAAGCTGGACACCTTCATTCGCCAATACCTGGTCTACGACGGGGATTCCGTGCCCGCAGAGGTCATCGACACCCGGTACCTGTCGAGCATCGACCCCGAGGTCGTCGCGAACCCGCCGCTGCGTCGCCCGTCCGGGTTGTTCGCCTTGCGCACACTGTGGCGAATGGACTTCACCCGGGACAGCAGACTTGCCCATCTGCCCACTCCGACATTGGTGATATGGGGCCGCGACGACAAGGTCAACCGCCCCAGCGGCGGTCAGATGCTGGCCGATGCCCTGCCCAACTGCGACCTGCTGCTCGCTGCCAACGCCGGACATTGGGTGCAGTGGGAACGCGCCGACTTCTTCAATCACGTCACCCGCGCGTTCCTGGGCGCATGAACATCTTCGGCAAGGCGCACCTGGGCTATCTGGTGGTCGAGACCGACAGGTTCTCCGACTGGCGGCGCTTCGGCGAGGACGCCATCGGCATGCACTGCGACGAACTCAGCGCCCAGCACCTGCGATTTCGGCTCGACGATCACGCGTGCCGTTTCCTGCTCCAGCGGGGACCGGCGGAAGATGTCACCACCATCGGCTGGCAGCTCGATGATCACGGCACCTTCGAGGAGGTCGTCCGGCGCGTCACCGGCGCCGGCGTGCCCGTCACCGAGGGCACATGCGAGGAGGCCGTGCTGCGCGGCGTCGAGCGACTGGTGCGCTTCCCCGGGCCGAAGGGGCTCACCCAGGAGATCTTCACCGCGCCCACCATCACCGCCGCGCCGAACCTGCGGTACGGCGAATTCGTCACCGGCGCATCGGGAATGGGTCACGTGGCGATCACCTCCACCAAACCCGGTCAGATGCACGGCTATTACGCCACGGTCTTCGACGCCCGGTTGTCGGACTACATCGACGAGACCATCAGCGGGCTCAAGTTCAAGATCCGCTTCCTGCGCGTCAACGAGCGCCACCACTCCGTGGCGATCGCCGCGGTGCGCGGCCTGCCGGTCAACCCGATCCGCACCCGCGTGCAGCACCTCAACATCCAGGCGGCGGACCTCGACGCCATGGTGGACTCGTATCGACGCGTCACGGCACTGGGTTTCGACATGGCACTCGACGTCGGGCAGCACACCAATGACCGCGAACTGTCCTACTACGCGGTCACCCCGTCCGGTTTCGAATGGGAAGTCGGATGGAATCCCATCGTCGTCGACGAAACCACCTGGGAGACAACCACCCATCAGGGCATCAGCATATGGGGTCATACCCCGGTCGGGCAGACCGTCGTCGACAAACTCGCCCAGTTCAAGACCGGTGCGCAATCCCTGCTGCACCGCGAGGACACGGTACCGGCGCTGGTGGGCGGCATTGCCGGGTGAGACCGGGCAGCGCGCGTCCTAGGTCCCGTAGAGATTAGGTCCCGTAGAGATGCAGCGCCCGGGCCGCGGCCGTGGCCACGTCACCACTGAGCCCGACGATCGGTGGCCCGCCGGGCTGGTGGATCACGTTGGCGAGCACGACCACGTAGGTGTCCGATTGTGGGTCCATCCACAGCGTGGTGCCGGTGAAACCGGTATGTCCGAAGCTCCCGACGGGAAAGATGTCGCCGCGCGGCCGGGAATGGGCTGTGTCGATGTCCCAGCCGAAACCGCGCAGGTCCGGTAGCGGGCTGGGCTGCTGGGGACTGGTCATCAGCGCGAGGGTCGACTGCGTCAAGGGAAAGGTGCTCGGACGGCCGGCGAGCCGGTCGAGCAGGGCCTGTGCGAACAGCCCGACATCGTGTGCGGTGGTGAACACCCCGGCGCTGCCGGTCGCCCCGCCCATCCGGCGTGCCGTCGGGTCGTGCGCGGTGCCGCGCAGGAGGTGGCCGTGGTCGGGGTTGAGACCCGGGGTGTCGCCATCGTGTGCCGTGGGTGCGACGCGCGCCAGCAGATCGGTGCTCCATGACCCCGGCGGGCAGTCGCTCACCGCGGGCGCGTCGGTGTCGACGGCGATCGCGTTGCCCCGAACCATATGTGGTCCACACGCTTCGGCGACCGGGAGGTAGTGGGTGTCGTGCATGCCCAATGGCGTGAACACATTGCGCTGCACGTAGGTGTCTATCGATTGGCCGGTGAGCTTCTCGACGATCGCCCCGACGAGGATGAAGCCGATATCGGAGTAGTGGAAGAGTTGCCCGGGCTCGAACACCACTTGCGCGGCGAGGGCCCGACGCGTCCCCTCGGCTTTGTCGGCCCGCGCCAGCCCCCACGGCCCGTCCAGGCTCAGGTCGCCCGCGATACCGGAGGTGTGCGTGAGCAGCAGACGCAGCGTCACCTGGGCGCGCCGGGGATCATCGAGTGGATTGAAATCCGGCAGATAGGTCTGCACCGGCTCGTCGAGCTGAACTCGGCCCTGCTCGTACAGCGCCATGATGGCGGTCGCGGTGGCGAGGCTCTTCGTCAGGGAGGCCAGGTCGAAGATGGTGTCCACGGTCATTGGCTCCGCCGGCGCCGGCACCCCGTCCAGACCGGGCTCGCCGGCGAGCTTTCGCACGCCGAAGGCCTGCCGGAACACCACATTGCCGGCGTGCCCGATCTGCACCACCGCACCCGGTAGGCGGTGCTGCGCGATGGCTTGTTCCACCAGCGCGGACACCGGCGCGAATTCCTTCGACAGCACCGAGGGCACCGGCGTGCGCGACGCGGTACCGGAACTCTGCGTGCTGGAAGCGGCCGGTGGTGGCCGCGTCGGGTGTCCGCAGGAAGCCGCCACGGCGACAGTGAGCACCACCGCCGCCGTGGCGCGGGCCATCCGCGAACCCGACACCGTCACCCGGCAACGGTAGCCCGGCCGGTGGCGCTACGCCGCGGCCGTCATTGCTGTCGGGGGTCACCGGTGCATTCTCCGATTCGATGGTCATTGCACTTCACCGATACCGGGTGCGGTGTCGATGTACGCTCGGCAATGATTTGCTGACCAGCGGCACGGGGGCCACGACGATGACGGCGGCGGGACCGGGTAAGTGGTTGTCACGCACCAACCACTACGGGTGGATCACCGATTACCTCGTTGCGCGGCGCATGACCGGCGCCGTGCGAGTGATCATGGCACTGGTCGCCGGATCCCTGGCGGTGTGCCTGCTGGCGCTGCTGAACAGCGTCGACGCTCCCCGGTCCGCCATCCCGCTGGCGATGATGTGGACCGCGTTCGCCGGCGGCGTCGCGGGTGCGGCCCTGTGGGTGCTGAAATGGCCGACGCGGGGTGAGTCGCTGGCCTTCGCCCTGGTCTCCAACACTTCGGTGGCGCTGGCGTGCCTGTCGTACCCGAATCCGCAGGGCGGGCTCACCGGCTGTATCGCCTTCGCGACCGCCGCCGCCTATATCGCCTTCTTCCACGGGACGGCGTTGGTGCTGTACAACTTCGTCCTGGCCACCGCCGTCGCTCTGGTCGTCGCGGTCCGTGTCGTCGATTCCGGGCACCTCGCACTGGCGTTGGTGGACATCTTCCTGGTGTTGCAGGTCAACATCGTCATGCCGCTCGCCATCCATGTGTTGGTCCGCGCGCTCGGTGTGGATCTCGAACAGGCCGAGCGGGATCCGCTCACCGGCCTGCTGAACCGGCGGGCGCTGCAACAGCACGTCAGGAAGATGTTGGCCGGCACCGACCGTGAGTATCTGGTGGTGGCGGTGGTGGACCTCGACGATTTCAAACACATCAACGACACGTACGGGCACCAGGCCGGTGACGACGCCCTGGTGGCGGTCGGGCGCGCGCTGGGGCACGCCGTCTTCGACACCACCGCGGTGATCGGACGGATCGGAGGCGAGGAGTTTGTCGTCGCCGCCGCCTGTCGGACCGCGGACCCGACGCTGCTGTCGCGGCGCATCTGCAAGGCCATCGCCGACCTCCCGGTGCACGTCACGGCCAGCGTCGGGACGTCATCGGCCGAGATTCGCTCGCTCGACGGTGACGAGGCGGCGCTGCACACCCTGATCGAGCGCCTGGTGGTGGCCGCCGATGAGGCGATGTACCGCGCGAAGCGAGCCGGCGGCAACAGGTTTCGTCATGCCAGCTGATCCGGCGGCGGGACTCCGGGCGGACGCGGTACGCGCGCATTTCCGATGAGTCAACGTGTCACAGGCAGGTGGCATAATAGAACACATGTTCGAGAGCCGGGGTGTGGTCTCCCACCTTGATGCCGCGCGTGATCAGTTGCGCGCCGAACGCACAGCGGTGGCCGCGAAGATTCTGGAGGCGGGCAGGTTCGCGTTGGCGCGGATGGCCGAGTTGGGGCACGCCTTCGAGGACCTGATCGTCGATGACTGGGAACTGGCCGCCGCGGAGCTGGGTGCCGAACTGGGGATCAGCCGCGGGCGGGCCTGCACCTTGATCACCCAGGGGCGGGACCTGCTCACCCGGTTGCCGAAGTTCGCCGGTATCTTCGCCACCGGCACCGTGGATTTGCGGGTGCTGCGGGTCATCCTGCACCGCACCGCCCTGGTCACCGACTCGGACGTGATGTCGGTCATCGACGCGCAGCTGGCCGCGGCGGCCCCGGCATGGAATGCGCGCTCCGATGAGCGGATCGGGGAGTTGGTGGACTGGATGGTCATCGATGTCGACCCTGAGGCGGTGCGCCGGGCGCGCAGCGCTCGCCGATCGCGCAGTATCCGGGTGGAACCGGTCGGGGACGGGATGGTGGAGATCTACGGGCGTGTGGATGCCGCCAAGGGTGCGGTGTTCGATCAGCGCCTCGATGAGCTGGCCCGCACCACCTGCCCGGATGACCCCCGCACCTTCGATGAGCGCCGCGCCGATGCCATCGATCTTCCGGCCCTGGGTGCCAGCGCGTTGCCGTGTGAGTGCGGCAACGAGCACTGCCCCGCCGCGGGCAGCGAGGCGCCCACCGGCCATATTGTCCTTCACCTGCATGGGGACCGCGACACCGTCGAGGGCCGCTCGGATCGTCCGGCCCTGCTGCCCGGGTACGGGCCGGTC is part of the Mycobacterium adipatum genome and harbors:
- a CDS encoding serine hydrolase domain-containing protein, giving the protein MARATAAVVLTVAVAASCGHPTRPPPAASSTQSSGTASRTPVPSVLSKEFAPVSALVEQAIAQHRLPGAVVQIGHAGNVVFRQAFGVRKLAGEPGLDGVPAPAEPMTVDTIFDLASLTKSLATATAIMALYEQGRVQLDEPVQTYLPDFNPLDDPRRAQVTLRLLLTHTSGIAGDLSLDGPWGLARADKAEGTRRALAAQVVFEPGQLFHYSDIGFILVGAIVEKLTGQSIDTYVQRNVFTPLGMHDTHYLPVAEACGPHMVRGNAIAVDTDAPAVSDCPPGSWSTDLLARVAPTAHDGDTPGLNPDHGHLLRGTAHDPTARRMGGATGSAGVFTTAHDVGLFAQALLDRLAGRPSTFPLTQSTLALMTSPQQPSPLPDLRGFGWDIDTAHSRPRGDIFPVGSFGHTGFTGTTLWMDPQSDTYVVVLANVIHQPGGPPIVGLSGDVATAAARALHLYGT
- a CDS encoding acetaldehyde dehydrogenase (acetylating), coding for MAIIGSGNIGTDLLIKILRRDGPLRVAAMVGIDAASDGLARAARMGVATTAGGVDGLLNLPQFEDVELVFDATSADAHLANWAALEPTGVRMIDLTPAAVGPYCVPVVNLDDHLDAPNLNMVTCGGQATVPIVAAVSQTAIVSYAEIISSISSKSAGPGTRANIDEFTETTSAAVQSVGGAQRAKTIMILNPADPPVLMRNTVYCLVDSDADRTAIGHAIAETIDTVRAYVPGYRLKQPVQFESFTAGNPLYIPETGKFIGTRVTVMLEVAGAAHYLPAYAGNLDIMTSAAIATAERVAIHTRDTSRAIP
- a CDS encoding bifunctional 3-(3-hydroxy-phenyl)propionate/3-hydroxycinnamic acid hydroxylase; translation: MTDVPSYDVAIVGYGPTGATAANLLGRLGVNVVVIERDPDIYARARAISTDDEVLRIWQSVGLADRLQADMLPGRPVAFVDSTGTPFIETTIAAGGCGHPPQQFIYQPAVDDVLRQGVQRFGNVEVLLERECLRVANRGDHVELLIGDLRADTISRIHASYVIAADGGSSPTRGLLGIGYSGRTYAERWVVIDTEVLEHWEGHDHLRFHCDPERPTVDCPTPLGHHRWEFPARGTEDDDALTSDKAVWEVLHQHGVTEAQVKILRAVVYRHHVRVADRWRVGRVFLAGDAAHAMPPWIGQGMCAGVRDVANLCWKLAAVLRGQAPDVLLDSYEAERKPHVTEVTRRAVLVGRVITERRRALVALRNRVMRAVSKVPGAMVRGQKLWWIPVARYRAGFLADERHGAVGWQIPQPWVIDGKGDTARLDDVLAGRWTVLHTQQAPAGIRAWTDRGAASIRLAGPHEAVEGDDVRDSGAVLIGWMAAKKADALVIRPDGFVYAATTSDRPLPEPPAGFSTTAPAALASIRTGVTA
- a CDS encoding 2-keto-4-pentenoate hydratase; the protein is MNDVITTAAADLWAAHLDRSPIAPLTESYPNFGVPQAYAVQQINLQRRLATGSALVGRKIGLTSKPMQTLLGVDEPDFGYLLDDMVLSEVADTAQFCAPRVEPEVAFLLRNALRGPGVTVADVYAATEAVAVALEIVDSRIADWKLTLPDTVADNASSGAVALGDWVTYTADLALPQAHATLHLNGSEIDSGRGEAVMGDPAAAVAWLANALAGYDTELSAGQFVMSGSFTSAAFVHAGDTAAATISGLGTISLRFE
- a CDS encoding HNH endonuclease signature motif containing protein, with the protein product MFESRGVVSHLDAARDQLRAERTAVAAKILEAGRFALARMAELGHAFEDLIVDDWELAAAELGAELGISRGRACTLITQGRDLLTRLPKFAGIFATGTVDLRVLRVILHRTALVTDSDVMSVIDAQLAAAAPAWNARSDERIGELVDWMVIDVDPEAVRRARSARRSRSIRVEPVGDGMVEIYGRVDAAKGAVFDQRLDELARTTCPDDPRTFDERRADAIDLPALGASALPCECGNEHCPAAGSEAPTGHIVLHLHGDRDTVEGRSDRPALLPGYGPVPAEQVRKMAPRAKIAPVPDAADLGTERGYQPSRTLTEFIACRDLTCRWPGCTIPVARCDIDHTTPWPYGPTHPSNTKLYCRIHHLIKTFHCGPQGWIDQQHPDGTITITAPNGRVYTTTPDGALFFPTLATPTATLVVPPAPPPGPHRELAAPKRTRTRAQNRAYRIAHERALNRADYEANPPPF
- a CDS encoding GGDEF domain-containing protein: MLTSGTGATTMTAAGPGKWLSRTNHYGWITDYLVARRMTGAVRVIMALVAGSLAVCLLALLNSVDAPRSAIPLAMMWTAFAGGVAGAALWVLKWPTRGESLAFALVSNTSVALACLSYPNPQGGLTGCIAFATAAAYIAFFHGTALVLYNFVLATAVALVVAVRVVDSGHLALALVDIFLVLQVNIVMPLAIHVLVRALGVDLEQAERDPLTGLLNRRALQQHVRKMLAGTDREYLVVAVVDLDDFKHINDTYGHQAGDDALVAVGRALGHAVFDTTAVIGRIGGEEFVVAAACRTADPTLLSRRICKAIADLPVHVTASVGTSSAEIRSLDGDEAALHTLIERLVVAADEAMYRAKRAGGNRFRHAS
- a CDS encoding alpha/beta fold hydrolase encodes the protein MNTNTTTLTEHTVTVGGRQIFYAETGSGPAVVLLHGGGPGASGVSNYSRNIDALAEEFRVIVPDLPGYGRSSKGVDGNDPFGYLANGIRGLMNHLGIDRAHLVGNSYGGACALRLALDTPERVDKMVLMGPGGIGTTRALPTAGLQSLFAYYGGDGPSRAKLDTFIRQYLVYDGDSVPAEVIDTRYLSSIDPEVVANPPLRRPSGLFALRTLWRMDFTRDSRLAHLPTPTLVIWGRDDKVNRPSGGQMLADALPNCDLLLAANAGHWVQWERADFFNHVTRAFLGA
- a CDS encoding TetR/AcrR family transcriptional regulator is translated as MADKKPRRQRADGAISRERILDAATEIAAERGYEGTSIGAVSTKCGLPASSIYWHFKNKDDLLAAVIERSFGSWLAAWEFPTDGRPAERLAGAAAQIAKALVDSPDFIRLGLMLGLERRPVEPRARAMFVEARDQAFRILSEGILELVPGLAQTHVDQVATYAIAGADGLFIAKEIAGDSVDLVALFELHGRALYDMAVRLAAEGDR
- a CDS encoding VOC family protein, whose amino-acid sequence is MNIFGKAHLGYLVVETDRFSDWRRFGEDAIGMHCDELSAQHLRFRLDDHACRFLLQRGPAEDVTTIGWQLDDHGTFEEVVRRVTGAGVPVTEGTCEEAVLRGVERLVRFPGPKGLTQEIFTAPTITAAPNLRYGEFVTGASGMGHVAITSTKPGQMHGYYATVFDARLSDYIDETISGLKFKIRFLRVNERHHSVAIAAVRGLPVNPIRTRVQHLNIQAADLDAMVDSYRRVTALGFDMALDVGQHTNDRELSYYAVTPSGFEWEVGWNPIVVDETTWETTTHQGISIWGHTPVGQTVVDKLAQFKTGAQSLLHREDTVPALVGGIAG